From the Synechococcus sp. HK01-R genome, one window contains:
- a CDS encoding AbrB/MazE/SpoVT family DNA-binding domain-containing protein, with protein sequence MTQSDSQGRDGVPRRRFHQAVRRWGNSLALRLPAACLRQAGLREGDQVEIVVGDDGRLSLEPLHHLHQLDRSALAMDLRRLQATLPLTPSVMEECRAAERW encoded by the coding sequence GTGACGCAATCCGACTCTCAGGGCCGAGACGGTGTTCCACGCAGGCGCTTCCACCAGGCAGTCCGCCGCTGGGGAAACAGCCTGGCCTTGCGTCTTCCTGCTGCTTGTCTGCGTCAGGCCGGTCTGCGGGAAGGTGATCAGGTTGAGATTGTTGTCGGTGACGATGGTCGGTTGAGCCTGGAGCCTTTGCACCATTTGCACCAATTGGACCGCTCGGCTCTCGCCATGGATCTGCGCCGGCTGCAGGCCACACTGCCCCTCACCCCTTCGGTGATGGAGGAATGCCGAGCCGCTGAGCGCTGGTGA
- a CDS encoding type II toxin-antitoxin system VapB family antitoxin, which yields MSTHANAVALNIRNPEADRLAAQVACLAGETKTDAVILALKERLQRLQCQPEAGKVRQRSLIHRLDQIALRCAARPILDRRSADEICGYDASGLPS from the coding sequence TTGTCTACACACGCTAACGCCGTGGCTCTCAACATCCGAAACCCGGAGGCGGATCGCCTAGCCGCACAGGTGGCCTGCCTCGCTGGAGAAACCAAAACGGATGCTGTGATCCTGGCCCTCAAGGAACGCCTCCAGCGTTTGCAGTGCCAGCCCGAGGCGGGCAAGGTTCGGCAGCGTTCGCTGATCCATCGCCTCGATCAGATTGCCCTGCGCTGTGCCGCTCGACCGATCCTGGATCGCCGCAGCGCTGATGAGATCTGCGGCTACGACGCCAGCGGCCTTCCCTCCTGA
- a CDS encoding type II toxin-antitoxin system ParD family antitoxin has product MSLREDQHAFAKALVGAGRFPSVSAVLQQGLELLQQQEADAQADRAALQVLLQQRARGEFISADQLRAKLAAQPR; this is encoded by the coding sequence GTGTCTCTCCGCGAGGATCAGCATGCGTTTGCCAAGGCCCTGGTGGGCGCCGGTCGCTTCCCTTCGGTGAGTGCTGTGCTGCAGCAAGGGCTTGAGCTCCTGCAACAGCAGGAGGCGGATGCTCAAGCCGATCGAGCCGCTTTGCAGGTCTTGCTGCAGCAGCGCGCTCGTGGGGAATTTATCTCTGCCGATCAACTGCGTGCCAAGTTGGCGGCGCAGCCCCGATGA
- a CDS encoding YdcF family protein, whose product MTYWLSKILPLALLPLGLSLILLLLGLCMRWRWPLIGALALLWFFSLGLVSQVLWRWLEAPWQRLPAVAAPTADAIVVLSGGRHPAPGAARISEWEDPDRFLAGLDLYRAGKAPRLLFTGGASPFRPGQPPEGQRYLVEAEQLGIPAAAMASTPVVVNTAEEAVAIRRLLQAPSARILLVTSAFHMRRAQRLFERQGLEVKPFPVDFQTRGAWVGPLWRDPSQWFPTAQALDHSSRALRELLGRLVYRSW is encoded by the coding sequence ATGACCTACTGGCTCAGCAAGATCCTGCCCCTGGCTCTGCTGCCCCTGGGGCTCAGCCTCATCCTGTTGCTGCTGGGGTTGTGCATGCGCTGGCGCTGGCCCCTGATCGGCGCCCTTGCGCTGCTCTGGTTCTTCTCGCTGGGTCTGGTGAGTCAGGTGCTCTGGCGTTGGTTGGAAGCGCCCTGGCAGCGCTTGCCTGCGGTAGCGGCCCCAACCGCCGATGCGATTGTGGTACTCAGTGGCGGCCGTCACCCGGCTCCAGGGGCGGCCCGGATCAGCGAATGGGAGGATCCCGATCGCTTCCTGGCTGGGCTCGATCTCTACCGTGCCGGAAAAGCGCCGCGCCTGCTCTTCACTGGCGGTGCCAGCCCTTTCCGACCCGGTCAACCACCGGAAGGCCAGCGCTATCTCGTCGAAGCGGAGCAGCTGGGAATTCCTGCAGCGGCCATGGCCAGCACGCCGGTGGTGGTGAACACCGCTGAGGAAGCGGTGGCGATTCGGCGGCTGCTCCAGGCTCCTTCCGCCAGAATCCTTCTGGTCACCAGCGCGTTCCACATGCGCCGCGCCCAGCGGCTGTTCGAGCGGCAGGGGCTGGAAGTGAAGCCGTTTCCGGTGGATTTTCAAACCCGTGGGGCCTGGGTAGGTCCCCTGTGGCGGGATCCCAGTCAGTGGTTCCCCACAGCCCAGGCTCTGGACCACAGTTCCCGCGCCCTGAGGGAGCTGCTGGGGCGTCTCGTCTATCGGTCTTGGTGA
- a CDS encoding type II toxin-antitoxin system RelE/ParE family toxin: protein MSEAPWTVVFAAEAINDLLLITEYLAQAYCSFGESPAEADRHAQARIEVIIAAAERLATAPWRGESHDDLMPGLRHLALDRAVYWFRPRAQHREIQVLAVFFGGQDHQRSMLVRLLQKSSEV, encoded by the coding sequence ATGAGCGAGGCTCCGTGGACGGTTGTCTTCGCTGCAGAGGCCATCAACGATCTGTTGCTGATCACTGAGTACCTCGCTCAGGCCTACTGCAGCTTTGGGGAATCACCGGCCGAGGCTGATCGTCACGCACAGGCGCGCATCGAGGTGATCATTGCTGCCGCTGAACGGTTGGCCACCGCTCCTTGGCGCGGAGAATCGCACGATGATCTGATGCCTGGCCTTCGACATCTGGCTCTCGATCGCGCGGTCTATTGGTTTCGGCCACGCGCGCAGCATCGCGAGATCCAGGTGCTTGCTGTGTTCTTCGGTGGCCAAGATCACCAGCGCAGCATGTTGGTTCGCCTGCTGCAAAAGAGTTCCGAGGTCTGA
- a CDS encoding nucleoside-diphosphate sugar epimerase/dehydratase, protein MDPAPVAAVGEAGAQLAAALRLAGNHQIVSFLDDAPSLWRRTINGIPIQPLQVLREIQGQLDQVLLAIPSLPRSERRRIVAELQRQVIPVLPIPSVDDLTPAGLHRCAPSCRH, encoded by the coding sequence TTGGATCCTGCTCCTGTCGCTGCGGTCGGTGAGGCCGGTGCCCAGCTCGCCGCGGCTCTGCGCCTGGCTGGCAACCACCAGATCGTGTCCTTTCTCGATGATGCGCCAAGTCTCTGGCGGCGCACGATCAACGGCATCCCGATCCAGCCGCTCCAGGTTCTGCGTGAGATCCAGGGTCAGCTCGATCAGGTGTTGCTGGCGATCCCCTCGCTGCCTCGCAGTGAACGGCGCCGCATCGTGGCTGAGTTGCAACGCCAGGTGATCCCGGTGTTGCCGATCCCGTCGGTGGATGACCTCACTCCGGCTGGGCTGCATCGATGCGCTCCGTCCTGTCGCCATTGA
- a CDS encoding type II toxin-antitoxin system VapC family toxin, with protein MIYLDTSVVVALLTPEDRSPLALDWFAQCRGPLISSDWLITETHSALGLKQRHHGLSPEFSLVAGEQFERLLQSGVELRSLERDRFRRAADLLRDPALGLRAGDALHLAVALHSHCTQLASFDRQMLIAAAALGMSPALD; from the coding sequence ATGATCTATCTCGACACCAGCGTGGTGGTGGCACTGTTGACGCCAGAAGATCGCAGCCCTCTGGCTCTCGACTGGTTTGCACAGTGCCGAGGACCCCTGATCAGCAGCGATTGGCTGATCACCGAGACCCACAGTGCCCTAGGCCTCAAGCAGCGCCATCACGGTCTCAGCCCTGAGTTCAGCCTGGTGGCTGGCGAGCAGTTCGAGCGCTTGCTGCAGAGCGGTGTTGAACTGCGCTCGCTCGAACGCGATCGTTTCCGTCGGGCAGCTGACTTGCTTCGGGATCCAGCCCTCGGTCTCCGTGCTGGTGATGCCCTGCATCTTGCGGTGGCGCTGCACAGCCACTGCACTCAGTTGGCCAGCTTCGATCGGCAGATGTTGATAGCCGCGGCCGCCCTGGGGATGAGCCCAGCACTCGACTAA
- a CDS encoding UDP-glucuronic acid decarboxylase family protein, producing MPAGPTRNLVTGGAGFLGSHLVDRLMQAGEEVLCLDNTFTGRKANVRQWWEHPRFEFIRHDVTEPIKLEVDRIWHLACPASPIHDQTNPVKTAKTSFLGTYNMLVLARRVGARLLLASTSEVYGDPELHPQPESYRGCVNTIGPRACYDGGKRIAETLCFDYRRMHGSEIRIVRIFNTYGPRMLADDGRVVSNFIVQALRGEPLTLYGDGSQSRSFCYVDDLIEGLIRLMNAEHTGPINLGNPDEFTIRELAEQVRARINPALPLIDQPLPADDPRQRQPEIALAQRELGWAPSVSLEQGLEPTIAWFRKLLDSSSTPPGFPHPHRRRLDRRTAVSACAPAWSLRCRAALCRSARAC from the coding sequence ATGCCCGCCGGCCCCACCCGCAACTTGGTCACCGGTGGTGCCGGCTTCCTTGGCTCCCACCTGGTGGATCGGCTCATGCAGGCCGGTGAGGAGGTGCTTTGTCTCGACAACACCTTCACGGGCCGCAAAGCGAACGTGCGCCAGTGGTGGGAGCACCCCCGCTTTGAGTTCATACGCCACGACGTCACCGAACCGATCAAGCTCGAGGTGGATCGCATCTGGCACCTGGCCTGCCCTGCCTCACCGATCCACGACCAAACCAACCCGGTCAAGACCGCCAAAACCAGTTTCCTGGGCACCTACAACATGCTCGTCCTGGCTCGCCGCGTTGGCGCTCGGCTGTTGCTCGCCTCCACCAGTGAGGTGTATGGCGACCCTGAGCTGCACCCCCAGCCCGAGAGTTACCGCGGCTGTGTGAACACCATCGGTCCCCGCGCCTGCTACGACGGGGGCAAGCGCATCGCCGAAACCCTCTGTTTCGACTACCGGCGTATGCACGGCAGTGAGATCCGCATCGTCCGCATCTTCAACACCTATGGGCCACGCATGCTCGCCGATGACGGCCGCGTGGTGAGCAATTTCATCGTGCAGGCTTTGCGCGGTGAGCCCCTCACCCTCTATGGCGACGGCAGCCAAAGCCGTTCGTTTTGTTATGTCGACGATCTGATCGAGGGCTTGATTCGCTTGATGAACGCGGAGCACACCGGTCCGATCAACCTGGGCAATCCCGATGAATTCACGATTCGGGAGCTGGCTGAGCAGGTGCGCGCCCGCATCAACCCCGCGCTGCCCTTGATCGACCAGCCGCTGCCTGCTGACGACCCGCGCCAGCGCCAGCCTGAGATCGCTCTGGCCCAGCGCGAACTGGGCTGGGCACCATCGGTGAGCCTCGAGCAGGGCCTGGAGCCCACCATCGCCTGGTTCCGCAAACTTCTCGATAGCTCCTCCACCCCGCCCGGATTCCCTCATCCTCACCGGCGCCGCCTCGATCGCCGCACGGCCGTTAGTGCATGCGCTCCTGCGTGGTCGCTTCGCTGCCGTGCAGCTTTGTGCCGATCTGCCCGAGCTTGCTGA
- a CDS encoding type II toxin-antitoxin system VapC family toxin: MVIDPSAVLAILQNEPERPAFNAAIASADHCALSAASLVELSIVIEARYGSDGQGDLDLFLSTAQISIVSLDREQAEIARAAFARYGKGRHRASLNLGDCFSYALAQWLEQPLLFKGDDFCHTDLKPACPMT; the protein is encoded by the coding sequence ATGGTGATCGATCCCTCAGCCGTTTTGGCCATCCTCCAGAACGAACCGGAGCGCCCTGCTTTCAATGCAGCCATCGCCAGTGCCGATCACTGCGCCTTGTCGGCCGCATCCCTCGTGGAACTCTCGATCGTGATTGAAGCCCGGTACGGGTCTGATGGCCAAGGAGATCTGGATCTGTTTCTCAGCACGGCACAGATCAGCATCGTGAGCCTGGATCGCGAACAGGCCGAAATCGCACGCGCAGCCTTCGCGCGGTATGGCAAGGGTCGTCATCGTGCCAGCCTCAATCTCGGCGATTGCTTCTCCTATGCCCTAGCCCAGTGGCTCGAACAACCCCTGCTGTTCAAAGGTGATGATTTCTGCCACACCGATCTCAAGCCAGCCTGCCCTATGACATGA